A genomic region of Gemmata massiliana contains the following coding sequences:
- a CDS encoding TIGR03000 domain-containing protein, whose amino-acid sequence MRTVRVGAVGFVVVALIGVACAQDKKPAVITITVPERGYKETVVKVDGDEVIGTGATRTFTTPALEAGKEYTFKIEALIEPNNYTKITRPREIKVKAGDAAKIDLTTEDKKLDKIVVRWVPTPVDIVDEMAKLAKIGKDDVIFDPGCGDAVMLIRPVKELGAKKGIGIDIDPKMVAEAKTKAKAEGVADKVVITEGDILNEKDMAGAAEATVVLVYIGDDLGARMSPVLQKLLKPGARVVSHRFKLGDWKPDRTVTVKGADGDDYVLHLWTVKEKEKK is encoded by the coding sequence ATGAGAACGGTGCGCGTCGGGGCTGTCGGGTTCGTCGTCGTTGCCCTGATCGGGGTGGCGTGTGCCCAGGATAAGAAGCCGGCCGTTATCACCATCACGGTTCCGGAGCGGGGGTACAAGGAAACCGTCGTCAAGGTGGACGGGGACGAGGTCATCGGGACCGGCGCCACCCGGACGTTCACCACGCCGGCCCTCGAGGCCGGCAAGGAGTACACGTTCAAGATCGAAGCGCTGATCGAGCCGAACAACTACACGAAGATCACCCGGCCGCGCGAGATCAAGGTCAAGGCCGGCGACGCGGCGAAGATCGACCTCACGACCGAGGACAAGAAACTGGACAAGATCGTCGTCCGCTGGGTGCCGACCCCCGTCGACATCGTGGACGAGATGGCCAAGCTCGCCAAGATCGGGAAGGACGACGTGATCTTCGATCCGGGGTGCGGCGACGCGGTCATGCTCATCCGCCCGGTCAAGGAACTCGGGGCCAAGAAGGGGATCGGCATCGACATCGACCCGAAGATGGTGGCCGAAGCGAAGACCAAGGCGAAGGCCGAGGGGGTCGCGGACAAGGTCGTCATCACCGAAGGCGACATTCTCAACGAGAAGGACATGGCCGGCGCTGCCGAGGCGACCGTGGTCCTCGTTTACATCGGCGACGACCTCGGGGCGCGCATGAGCCCCGTGCTCCAAAAGCTACTCAAACCCGGTGCCCGGGTCGTGTCGCACCGGTTCAAACTCGGCGACTGGAAGCCGGACCGGACCGTGACCGTGA
- a CDS encoding threonine synthase, which yields MNHYVSHLEAAIDGTVLPFGQLANMHNARPIWVRYHLDQIKTAVTPAQIATRAPSLWRYRELLPLPLDEAPVTLGEGMTPLLHCARLGTQLGLSQLFVKDESQLPTGSFKSRGMAAAVSMAKWLGVKRVALPTAGNAGGAAAAYAARAGLECFVFMPHDTPVVNQFEAQLYGAKAFRVNGLINDCGKIVKDGAERMGWFDLSTLKEPYRLEGKKTMGLELAEQMQWELPDVIFYPTGGGTGLIGMWKAFAELKELGWLRGGEFPRLISCQAEGCAPIVRAFEKGERFADLFPNAHTVASGLRVPVAVGDFMMLDAIRASGGKAAAGSESKIGAWMQRASSAEGISVCPETAVCFDVLERMIAAGEVKPDERVVVFNTGAAPKYLEAMPYALPALDKDRVDWDAIVRA from the coding sequence ATGAATCACTACGTTTCGCACCTGGAAGCCGCGATCGACGGCACCGTGCTACCGTTCGGCCAACTCGCCAATATGCACAACGCGCGCCCAATTTGGGTGCGGTACCACCTCGATCAGATCAAAACCGCGGTCACGCCTGCTCAGATTGCCACCCGCGCCCCGTCACTGTGGCGCTACCGCGAACTGCTCCCGCTGCCGCTCGATGAAGCGCCGGTCACGCTCGGCGAGGGCATGACGCCCCTTCTGCACTGCGCGCGACTCGGTACGCAACTCGGGCTGTCGCAACTGTTCGTGAAAGACGAATCGCAGCTCCCGACCGGCAGCTTCAAGAGCCGCGGAATGGCCGCGGCCGTGAGTATGGCAAAGTGGCTCGGGGTGAAGCGCGTCGCGCTCCCGACGGCAGGGAATGCGGGCGGGGCGGCAGCTGCGTATGCGGCCCGGGCGGGGCTGGAGTGCTTCGTCTTCATGCCGCACGACACGCCCGTCGTGAACCAGTTCGAGGCCCAACTCTACGGCGCGAAGGCGTTCCGGGTGAACGGCCTGATCAACGATTGCGGCAAGATCGTGAAGGACGGCGCGGAGCGCATGGGGTGGTTCGACCTCTCTACCCTCAAGGAACCGTACCGGCTCGAAGGCAAGAAGACGATGGGGCTGGAGCTGGCCGAGCAGATGCAGTGGGAACTGCCGGACGTGATCTTCTACCCCACGGGCGGCGGCACCGGGCTGATCGGCATGTGGAAGGCCTTCGCGGAACTGAAGGAACTGGGGTGGTTGCGGGGCGGGGAGTTCCCTCGACTCATTTCGTGCCAAGCGGAAGGGTGCGCGCCGATCGTGCGCGCGTTCGAGAAGGGCGAGCGGTTCGCGGACCTGTTCCCGAACGCCCACACGGTCGCGAGCGGGCTGCGTGTGCCTGTCGCGGTCGGTGACTTCATGATGCTCGACGCGATCCGCGCGAGTGGCGGGAAAGCCGCTGCCGGGAGCGAGTCCAAGATCGGTGCCTGGATGCAGCGCGCGAGTTCCGCAGAGGGGATCAGCGTCTGCCCGGAAACCGCGGTGTGTTTCGACGTTCTCGAACGCATGATCGCCGCGGGCGAAGTGAAGCCCGACGAGCGCGTGGTGGTGTTCAACACCGGGGCGGCCCCCAAGTACCTCGAAGCGATGCCCTACGCCCTGCCCGCACTCGACAAAGACCGGGTGGACTGGGACGCGATCGTCCGGGCGTAG
- a CDS encoding organic hydroperoxide resistance protein — translation MSATEKVLYTAKTHTTGGRDGAARSSDGRLDIKLTSPGAAGAGTNPEQLFAAGWSACFIGALGLAASKLKVTLPPDRAVDAEVDLATADGGYFLRARLNVSLPGVDREVAKELVEVAHQTCPYSKATRGNIAVEINLV, via the coding sequence ATGTCCGCAACCGAAAAAGTGCTCTACACCGCGAAAACTCACACCACCGGCGGCCGAGATGGTGCGGCCCGCAGCTCGGACGGCCGACTCGACATCAAACTCACGTCCCCAGGCGCCGCGGGCGCTGGCACCAACCCGGAGCAACTGTTCGCCGCCGGTTGGTCGGCTTGCTTCATCGGGGCTTTGGGGCTGGCGGCTTCCAAGTTGAAGGTCACGCTCCCGCCCGATCGGGCCGTCGATGCCGAAGTGGATCTGGCCACGGCAGATGGTGGGTACTTCCTGCGGGCTCGCCTCAATGTTAGCCTGCCGGGTGTGGACCGCGAGGTCGCGAAGGAGCTGGTCGAAGTCGCCCACCAAACCTGCCCGTACTCCAAGGCCACTCGCGGTAACATCGCTGTCGAAATCAACCTCGTATAA
- a CDS encoding SDR family NAD(P)-dependent oxidoreductase: MSIERKVAVITGASQGIGAGLVRGFLDRGYRVVANSRSIKPDTSADVHAVAGDIADPAVADRVIGEAVAKFGRVDSLINNAGMFIAKPFTEYTREDFATKISLNLAGFFYVSQRAVRQMLAQGKGGHVVNVTTTLVGQPVKGIPSALASLTKGGLDAVTRSLAIEYADKGIRVNAVAPGVIETPMHKPETHAFLAGLHPVGRMGTVQEVVDAVLYLESAGFVTGETLHVDGGAHAGHW; encoded by the coding sequence ATGAGCATCGAACGCAAAGTTGCCGTCATTACCGGCGCGTCACAGGGGATCGGGGCCGGGTTGGTCCGCGGGTTCCTTGATCGCGGGTACCGCGTTGTTGCTAACTCCCGTTCGATTAAGCCCGATACTTCGGCGGACGTACACGCTGTCGCGGGGGATATCGCCGATCCTGCCGTTGCCGACCGTGTGATCGGCGAAGCGGTCGCAAAGTTTGGCCGGGTGGACAGTCTGATTAACAATGCGGGGATGTTCATCGCCAAGCCGTTCACGGAATACACGCGGGAGGACTTTGCCACCAAGATTTCGCTGAACCTGGCCGGGTTCTTTTACGTGAGCCAGCGGGCGGTTCGGCAGATGCTCGCGCAGGGTAAAGGTGGCCACGTCGTGAACGTCACGACAACCCTCGTGGGCCAACCCGTGAAGGGTATACCATCGGCGCTGGCATCGCTCACTAAGGGCGGACTGGACGCGGTCACGCGGTCACTGGCGATCGAATACGCGGATAAGGGGATTCGCGTGAACGCGGTGGCGCCGGGCGTCATCGAAACGCCGATGCACAAGCCCGAGACGCACGCCTTCCTCGCCGGGCTGCATCCGGTGGGGCGCATGGGCACGGTGCAAGAAGTGGTTGATGCGGTGCTGTACCTGGAATCGGCCGGATTCGTGACCGGCGAGACGCTACACGTCGACGGCGGCGCGCACGCCGGTCACTGGTAA
- a CDS encoding protein kinase domain-containing protein produces the protein MANEWYIDASGRTDGPFSDDELRRRAVAGALRPADRVSRDRRTWITAETVPGLAFPQLVTIVAPSPPLLTGSAPVRPLIETVVSASSDLLDSSSEDQAFAPLDSVPGYELQGTLGTGACGIVYRAVQKKLNRVVALKTVLMARGTTDDVIARFEQEAVSLARLQHPNIVAVYDCGHTEGRAFFAMELLDGEDLSQRLAHDGPLDERTAWLVARQTAAALDHAARHGVIHRDVKPANLFLVPPPTGFPLPTGVPMVKVTDFGLALTQRGPDETEPSQTSAGLIIGTPVYMAPEQFRGGPVDALADMYSLGVTVFHVLTGRIPFDGQTVFDVMAQKVGPLPRLTAPISEPTADLVAALMAPDAKDRPASYKELITRIDALPCLDGAFSATGFSAVTPRPASSPDIALVPPAPKRKRGFIVGVAGVLLLGIAVGIAALTGAFTRAPRTAPIQPAPPATYTAGIHHALFDGRTVLPWSGKNLDIEPDAENKPVLTGRGTMTRTLPELANFNATLDLCPHDAPTVDLVLATTEGSTVQWLVRLDHTTGVAFGKRAGPTGAFESVGSTVALPTAKDRADEGLPPYMQLRYERAGGTLTAWFNRQLLGSTPAEGLRTTELRVEIKSGFIRIESAGIEELVEQK, from the coding sequence ATGGCGAACGAGTGGTACATCGACGCGAGCGGTCGAACGGACGGCCCCTTCTCCGACGACGAGTTGCGCCGCCGGGCCGTAGCAGGCGCGCTGCGACCGGCCGACCGCGTCAGCCGGGACCGGCGGACGTGGATCACGGCGGAAACCGTTCCGGGGCTGGCGTTCCCGCAACTTGTTACGATCGTGGCCCCCTCCCCTCCCCTTCTCACGGGTTCCGCGCCGGTGCGCCCGCTCATCGAGACGGTCGTGTCCGCGTCGAGCGACCTGCTCGATTCTTCAAGTGAGGACCAAGCGTTCGCGCCGCTCGATTCCGTTCCGGGGTACGAGCTACAGGGCACGCTCGGCACCGGCGCGTGCGGGATCGTGTACCGCGCCGTGCAGAAGAAGCTGAACCGCGTAGTCGCGCTAAAAACTGTGCTAATGGCGCGCGGGACCACCGACGACGTGATCGCCCGGTTCGAGCAGGAAGCGGTGTCGCTGGCCCGGTTGCAGCACCCGAACATCGTCGCCGTGTACGACTGCGGGCACACGGAGGGGCGCGCGTTCTTCGCGATGGAGCTGCTCGACGGCGAGGATCTGAGCCAGCGCCTCGCACACGACGGCCCGCTCGACGAGCGCACCGCGTGGCTCGTGGCGCGCCAAACCGCCGCCGCGCTCGACCACGCGGCCCGACACGGCGTGATTCACCGCGACGTGAAGCCGGCGAACCTGTTCCTGGTGCCGCCGCCAACGGGGTTCCCGCTCCCGACCGGCGTACCGATGGTGAAAGTAACCGACTTCGGGCTCGCGCTCACGCAGCGCGGACCGGACGAAACCGAGCCCTCGCAAACGAGCGCGGGGCTTATCATCGGCACACCCGTGTACATGGCGCCGGAACAGTTCCGCGGCGGCCCGGTCGACGCGCTGGCCGATATGTACTCGCTGGGTGTGACGGTATTCCACGTACTCACGGGCCGGATTCCGTTCGACGGCCAAACCGTTTTCGACGTAATGGCTCAGAAGGTCGGTCCGCTCCCGCGCCTGACCGCGCCAATTTCCGAGCCGACAGCGGATCTCGTGGCCGCACTGATGGCCCCCGACGCCAAGGACCGCCCGGCCAGTTACAAGGAGCTGATTACTCGCATTGATGCCCTGCCCTGCCTCGACGGCGCGTTCAGCGCAACCGGCTTCTCGGCGGTGACCCCGCGCCCCGCTTCCAGTCCCGATATCGCACTCGTTCCCCCGGCCCCAAAGCGCAAACGCGGATTCATCGTCGGAGTAGCCGGTGTGCTCCTTCTCGGAATCGCGGTGGGCATCGCGGCTCTAACTGGCGCGTTCACTCGCGCCCCGAGAACCGCACCGATACAACCGGCGCCACCCGCGACTTACACCGCCGGGATTCACCACGCACTGTTCGACGGCCGGACCGTGCTTCCCTGGAGCGGAAAGAACCTGGACATTGAACCGGACGCGGAAAATAAGCCCGTTCTGACCGGGCGCGGAACGATGACCCGCACGCTACCGGAACTCGCGAACTTCAACGCGACGCTCGACCTCTGCCCGCACGACGCACCAACTGTTGATTTGGTACTCGCCACCACTGAGGGCTCCACGGTTCAGTGGCTCGTGCGCCTCGACCACACCACCGGAGTTGCGTTCGGCAAGCGAGCGGGACCGACCGGAGCGTTCGAGTCGGTTGGGAGTACAGTTGCCCTACCGACCGCAAAGGATCGAGCGGATGAAGGGCTCCCGCCGTACATGCAACTGAGGTACGAGCGCGCGGGCGGAACGCTGACGGCGTGGTTCAACCGTCAGTTACTCGGCAGCACCCCCGCCGAGGGCTTGCGAACGACCGAACTCCGAGTCGAGATCAAGAGCGGCTTCATTCGCATCGAGTCGGCGGGAATCGAAGAACTGGTGGAGCAGAAATAG
- a CDS encoding peroxiredoxin family protein — translation MRYLTAAGLFILLAVLSGCGSSSDLPAPMYGPPDLKAVAGRFHSKDSNRTVSGEQMPLQFVDTNGKEVDLTSFRGKSNVVLVVVKGMPRYPGGLFCPGCLAQVNALTANHDEFKKRNAEILMVFPGPKDKLPQFLHDGKVDGEGGNPSVPFALLLDTDLKTVNALGIQGDLAKPSTYILDKKGNAVFAFVGEDTTDRPSVKSLLDRLDKLNGKK, via the coding sequence ATGCGCTACCTCACTGCCGCCGGGCTTTTCATCCTCCTCGCTGTACTATCCGGGTGCGGTAGCTCATCGGACCTGCCCGCACCGATGTACGGCCCCCCAGATCTGAAAGCGGTCGCGGGTCGGTTCCACAGCAAGGACTCGAACCGGACCGTGTCCGGCGAGCAGATGCCGCTCCAGTTCGTTGACACCAACGGGAAAGAAGTCGATCTCACCTCGTTCCGCGGCAAGTCGAACGTGGTACTGGTCGTGGTGAAGGGCATGCCCCGGTACCCCGGCGGGCTGTTCTGCCCCGGGTGCCTGGCGCAAGTGAACGCGCTGACCGCCAACCACGACGAGTTCAAGAAGCGCAACGCAGAAATCCTGATGGTGTTCCCCGGTCCGAAGGACAAGTTGCCGCAATTCCTCCACGACGGAAAGGTGGACGGTGAGGGCGGGAACCCGAGTGTGCCGTTCGCGCTGCTCCTCGATACGGACCTGAAGACGGTCAACGCGCTCGGCATTCAGGGCGATCTCGCGAAGCCCTCGACGTACATTCTGGACAAAAAGGGGAACGCGGTGTTCGCGTTCGTCGGCGAGGACACCACGGACCGGCCCTCGGTCAAGTCGCTCCTCGACCGCCTGGACAAGTTGAACGGCAAGAAATGA
- a CDS encoding PAS domain-containing protein — protein sequence MGHTLLPAPTHRASPARVAGAYFLFALAWIWLSDRALLLMGVDPVETFWASALKGTAFVALSSALLYVMVRREVRALVRAIWLLRSVTEGTTDAVFVKDLKGRYLLLNGPSARFAGKSIEETVGKDDTELFDPETARRLVDQDRAVIESGELRTWETDLGTALGPRTYFSTKIPYRDESGRTVGVIGTARDVTDRKRAEAELRDSEQRYRALVELAPESIIIVCDGRIVFANPATARMMKAPSTDALIGLEINSRLHPDEVAESVTRQALILRDGVTMGPREVRIRRLDGVVIDVETCAGPCVVNGVTGMQILSRDITERKRATALLAHQNRVLERIASGAPLPVVLDEIVRIVEDQLPGVACSVLLLDRDGVHLRLGSAPNLPADYNAGVNGFAIGPSVGSCGTAAFSRKPVFVNDIATDPLWADYKHLALGHGLRACWSVPIFAAPRGPAPRTVLGTFAVYAREPSAPDPRFAELIERAEHLASIAIESDRAVRDLRESEDRFTRFMAHLPGLAWIKDADGRYVYANSTIGHLFGVAPADLCGRTDRDVAPARAAEQFQRNDQRVLASGAGLQVVETLTAPDGAEVTFLSGKFPIPGPDGRPALVGGVAIDITEHQRAERALREREEQLRLFVDHVWAPIAMVDREMRYIHVSRRWLTDYHVALPDVTGLCHYDVFPEIPDRWKEAHKRCLAGAVERCDEDRFERADGSIQWVRWEVRPWYLPGGEVGGLVMSTEDITARKRLEAQFQQAAKMEAVGRLAGGIAHDFNNLLTVINGFSDLILRDTGEADSHRLPLMEIRAAGDRAARLTHQLLAYSRKAMIEPKVLDLNELVTESLKLLRLVGEDVIVATVLDPALARIRADRGQIEQVLLNLVVNARDAMPNGGRVTIETQNISLGADDWTDEPDLKPGPYVRLTVTDTGAGMTEQVRAKIFEPFFTTKGVGKGTGLGLAVVHGAVKQSGGHVSVTSELGVGTAFTLLFPAVSAAPETAPAAIPAPTGGTETVLLVEDEDAVRSITRLSLTGQGYKVLAVGSGAEAIRAVEKHTGRIDLLVTDVVMPEMGGRQLAEVLHRRLPNLRVLYMSGYTDEVVLRRDRTEAFLQKPFSPQMLVSKVRDMLDVSK from the coding sequence ATGGGCCACACACTTCTGCCCGCCCCGACCCACCGCGCGTCGCCCGCGCGCGTCGCAGGGGCGTATTTTTTATTCGCGCTCGCCTGGATCTGGCTGTCCGATCGCGCCCTCCTGCTGATGGGCGTGGACCCGGTCGAAACGTTCTGGGCCTCGGCCCTGAAGGGCACCGCGTTCGTCGCGCTGTCGTCCGCCCTCCTGTACGTAATGGTGCGCCGCGAGGTCCGCGCCCTGGTGCGCGCGATCTGGCTCCTCCGGTCAGTCACCGAGGGCACCACGGACGCGGTGTTCGTCAAGGATCTCAAAGGGCGCTACCTCCTGTTGAACGGGCCTTCGGCGCGGTTCGCGGGAAAGTCGATCGAAGAGACAGTCGGGAAAGACGATACCGAATTGTTCGACCCGGAAACGGCCCGGCGCCTGGTGGACCAGGACCGCGCGGTCATCGAATCCGGGGAACTGCGCACCTGGGAAACGGATCTCGGCACGGCCCTGGGTCCGCGAACGTACTTCTCGACCAAGATCCCGTACCGGGACGAGTCCGGGCGCACCGTCGGGGTGATCGGGACCGCGCGCGACGTCACCGACCGCAAGCGCGCGGAAGCGGAACTGCGTGACAGCGAGCAGCGGTACCGCGCGCTGGTCGAACTGGCGCCGGAGTCGATCATCATCGTCTGCGACGGGCGCATCGTGTTCGCGAACCCGGCCACCGCCCGGATGATGAAGGCGCCCTCGACGGACGCGCTGATCGGGCTGGAAATCAACTCCCGGCTCCACCCGGACGAGGTAGCGGAAAGCGTCACGCGGCAGGCCCTGATCCTCCGCGACGGGGTGACGATGGGGCCGCGCGAGGTCCGCATCCGGCGCCTCGACGGGGTGGTCATCGACGTGGAGACGTGTGCCGGGCCGTGCGTGGTCAACGGCGTAACGGGAATGCAGATTCTGTCCCGGGACATCACCGAGCGGAAGCGCGCGACAGCGCTCCTGGCGCACCAGAACCGGGTACTGGAACGGATCGCGAGTGGCGCCCCGCTCCCCGTGGTCCTCGACGAGATCGTTCGGATCGTCGAGGACCAGCTCCCCGGGGTCGCCTGCTCGGTCCTGCTACTGGACCGCGACGGGGTCCACCTCCGGCTCGGCTCCGCCCCGAACCTCCCGGCGGACTACAACGCGGGCGTGAACGGGTTCGCGATCGGCCCGAGCGTCGGGTCGTGCGGTACCGCGGCGTTCAGCCGCAAACCCGTGTTCGTGAACGACATCGCCACCGACCCGCTGTGGGCCGATTACAAGCACCTCGCGCTCGGGCACGGGCTGCGCGCGTGCTGGTCCGTGCCGATCTTCGCGGCCCCGCGCGGACCGGCGCCGCGAACCGTGCTGGGCACGTTCGCCGTGTACGCGCGCGAGCCGAGCGCCCCGGACCCGCGGTTCGCGGAACTCATCGAACGGGCCGAGCACCTCGCCAGTATCGCGATCGAGAGCGACCGCGCGGTGCGCGACCTGCGCGAGAGCGAGGACCGGTTCACGCGCTTTATGGCACACCTGCCGGGGCTGGCGTGGATCAAGGACGCCGACGGGCGGTACGTGTACGCCAACAGCACGATCGGTCACCTCTTCGGGGTCGCCCCGGCCGACCTGTGCGGCCGCACCGACCGCGACGTGGCGCCCGCGCGCGCGGCCGAACAGTTCCAGCGAAACGACCAGCGCGTGCTGGCGAGCGGGGCAGGGCTCCAGGTCGTCGAAACACTGACGGCACCGGACGGGGCCGAGGTCACGTTCCTCTCGGGCAAGTTCCCGATCCCGGGACCGGACGGGCGCCCGGCCCTCGTCGGCGGGGTCGCGATCGACATCACCGAGCACCAGCGCGCCGAGCGCGCCCTGCGCGAGCGCGAGGAGCAGCTCCGGCTGTTCGTCGACCACGTGTGGGCGCCGATCGCGATGGTGGACCGCGAGATGCGCTACATCCACGTGAGCCGGCGCTGGCTCACCGACTACCACGTGGCGCTCCCCGACGTGACCGGGCTGTGCCACTACGACGTGTTCCCCGAGATCCCGGACCGGTGGAAAGAGGCCCACAAGCGGTGCCTGGCCGGGGCCGTGGAGCGGTGCGACGAGGACCGGTTCGAGCGGGCCGACGGGAGTATACAGTGGGTCCGCTGGGAGGTCCGCCCCTGGTACCTACCCGGCGGCGAAGTCGGCGGATTGGTGATGTCGACCGAGGACATCACGGCCCGAAAGCGCCTGGAGGCTCAGTTCCAGCAGGCGGCGAAGATGGAAGCCGTGGGCCGACTCGCGGGCGGGATCGCACACGACTTCAACAACCTGCTCACCGTCATCAACGGGTTCAGCGATCTGATCTTGCGCGATACGGGTGAAGCGGACTCGCACCGGCTCCCGTTAATGGAGATCCGGGCCGCCGGCGACCGGGCCGCGCGCCTCACGCACCAGTTGCTCGCGTACAGTCGCAAGGCAATGATCGAGCCGAAGGTTCTCGACCTCAATGAACTCGTGACCGAGTCCCTCAAACTGCTCCGGCTCGTCGGCGAGGACGTCATCGTCGCGACAGTTCTGGACCCGGCGCTCGCCCGAATCCGGGCCGACCGCGGGCAAATCGAGCAGGTGCTGCTGAACCTCGTCGTGAACGCACGCGACGCGATGCCCAACGGCGGCCGCGTGACGATCGAAACGCAAAACATCTCGCTCGGGGCCGACGACTGGACCGACGAACCGGACCTGAAACCGGGACCGTATGTCCGGCTCACGGTAACGGATACCGGGGCCGGGATGACGGAACAAGTGCGGGCCAAGATCTTCGAGCCGTTCTTCACCACCAAGGGCGTCGGGAAGGGAACGGGGTTGGGGCTCGCGGTCGTTCACGGCGCGGTGAAGCAGAGCGGTGGGCACGTCAGCGTGACGAGCGAACTCGGGGTCGGTACCGCGTTCACTCTCCTGTTCCCGGCCGTCTCAGCAGCGCCGGAGACGGCGCCTGCAGCGATCCCGGCGCCCACCGGCGGGACCGAAACGGTCCTCCTGGTCGAAGACGAGGACGCGGTCCGCTCGATCACGCGGCTCTCGCTCACGGGCCAAGGGTACAAAGTGCTCGCGGTGGGGAGCGGAGCGGAAGCGATTCGCGCGGTAGAAAAACACACGGGCCGAATCGACCTGCTCGTGACCGACGTCGTGATGCCGGAAATGGGCGGTCGGCAACTCGCGGAAGTGTTGCACCGGCGACTCCCGAATTTGCGCGTGCTCTACATGAGCGGCTACACGGACGAAGTCGTGCTCCGGCGCGATCGCACCGAAGCGTTCCTCCAGAAGCCGTTTTCGCCCCAAATGTTAGTGTCCAAGGTGCGCGACATGCTCGATGTGTCGAAGTAG